The following coding sequences lie in one Candidatus Nitrospira allomarina genomic window:
- a CDS encoding quinone oxidoreductase family protein — translation MRAWLMDGYEGVEKMRLGEVPDPQPGPAQVLLRVKFAALNPADAFLARRMYPANPSLPHILGRDGVGDVIAVGTGVESVWVGETVGILRCEVGVEQWGTLAEKVVVPAKSVARIPTGWSDEEMAGAPLVFLTAWQALTQWADPPAPPSSKTILLVTGASGGVGVASVLLGKSMNLTVVALSRSAEKRAKLKQLGADFVFDPMDNNLIEMVTAALSPRKVDLAVDNVGGVLLPQVVALLGHGGRISVVGRSGGMVPKFNTATLFFRRNRIGGVSVGDFTAQEAFAAWEHIVGRLDAMGQRPQVDTIVPFEEVKTGFDRLAQGPMGKVLVQVAD, via the coding sequence ATGCGTGCGTGGTTGATGGATGGCTATGAAGGTGTTGAAAAAATGCGGCTCGGTGAAGTGCCGGATCCACAGCCGGGTCCGGCACAAGTGCTGCTGAGAGTGAAATTTGCAGCACTGAACCCGGCTGATGCCTTCCTTGCGCGCAGGATGTACCCGGCCAATCCATCGCTGCCTCACATTCTTGGGCGTGATGGGGTGGGTGATGTGATCGCGGTAGGGACCGGCGTCGAAAGCGTGTGGGTAGGCGAGACCGTTGGGATTTTGCGTTGCGAGGTGGGTGTAGAGCAGTGGGGAACGCTTGCTGAGAAGGTGGTTGTTCCGGCCAAAAGTGTGGCGCGTATCCCTACTGGCTGGTCGGATGAAGAGATGGCCGGGGCGCCGTTGGTCTTTTTGACCGCTTGGCAAGCGTTGACTCAATGGGCCGATCCTCCGGCACCGCCATCTTCAAAAACTATCTTGCTTGTGACGGGCGCCTCCGGTGGTGTCGGTGTGGCTTCCGTGCTGCTAGGAAAATCGATGAATCTCACGGTAGTGGCCCTGTCGCGTAGCGCGGAAAAGAGGGCCAAATTAAAGCAGCTAGGCGCTGATTTCGTGTTTGATCCCATGGACAACAACCTCATTGAAATGGTGACGGCGGCACTGAGCCCGCGTAAAGTCGATCTCGCGGTGGATAACGTGGGAGGCGTACTGCTTCCTCAGGTGGTGGCTCTGCTTGGACACGGCGGGCGGATCAGCGTCGTCGGCCGGAGCGGAGGAATGGTGCCGAAGTTCAACACGGCGACCCTGTTTTTCCGCCGGAATCGAATAGGCGGGGTCTCGGTTGGAGACTTTACCGCTCAGGAAGCGTTCGCGGCGTGGGAACACATTGTCGGTCGATTGGATGCCATGGGGCAGCGGCCACAGGTGGACACCATTGTCCCTTTCGAGGAGGTGAAGACGGGGTTTGACCGATTGGCCCAGGGGCCAATGGGAAAAGTGCTGGTGCAGGTAGCTGATTAA